The region CGACGGCGCGACGACGGCCGAACTGGACCGGCTGTCCATCCAGACGGCGGCCGAGATGATCGGTGAGGAGCCGCAGTACTCGCGCCTCGCCGCCCGGCTGCTGGCCGGGTACGTCGACAAGGAGGTGCGTCGCCAGGGCATCGCCTCGTTCAGCGCGGCGATCCGGGTCGGCCACGCCGAGGGCCTGATCGGCGACGACACCGCAGCGTTCGTCGCCGCACACGCCGGCGTGCTGGACGACGCCGTCGACGTGGACGGCGACCGGCGCTTCGAGTACTTCGGGCTACGCACGGTGTACGACAGGTACCTGCTGCGTCACCCCACCAGCCGGCTGGTGCTGGAGACCCCGCAGTACTGGCTGCTGCGGGTGGCCTGCGGCCTGTCCCGCACGCCGGACGAGGCGGTCGGCTTCTACCGGCTGATGTCCAGCCTGGCCTACCTGCCCAGCTCACCGACGTTGTTCAACTCCGGCACCCAGCACACCCAGATGTCCTCCTGCTACCTGGTCGACTCGCCGCTCGACGAGCTGGACTCGATCTACGCGCGGTACGCCCAGGTCGCCAACCTGTCCAAGTTCGCCGGCGGCATCGGCATCGCGTACTCCCGGGTCCGGTCCCGGGGCGCGTTGATCCGCGGCACCAACGGGCAGTCCAACGGGATCGTGCCGTGGCTGCGCACGCTGGACGCCAGCGTCGCCGCGGTCAACCAGGGCGGCCGGCGCAAGGGCGCGGCGTGCGTCTACCTGGAGCCGTGGCACCCGGACATCGAGGAGTTCCTGCAACTGCGGGACAACACCGGCGAGGACGCCCGCCGCACCCACAACCTGAACCTGGCCAACTGGGTTCCGGACGAGTTCATGCGCCGGGTCGAGGCCGACGAGATGTGGTCGCTGTTCGACCCGCACGAGGTTCCCGAGCTGCCGGACCTGTGGGGGGAGCGGTTCGACGCCGCGTACCGGGAGGCCGAGGCGCAGGGTCGCTACGTGCGGCAGGTCCCGGCGCGCGAGCTGTACGGGAAGATGATGCGCACCCTGGCCCAGACCGGCAACGGGTGGATGACCTTCAAGGACGCGTCGAACCGGCTGTGCAACCAGACCGCCGAGCCGGGCAACGTGGTGCACCTGTCCAACCTCTGCACCGAGATCGTCGAGGTGTCCAGCGACGCCGAGACGGCCGTGTGCAACCTGGGTTCGGTGAACCTCGCCGCCCACCTGGTCGACGGTGGCATCGACTGGGAGCGGCTGCGCGCCACGGTGCGTACCGCGGTGACCTTCCTCGACCGGGTGATCGACATCAACTACTACCCGACCCCGCAGGCGGCGGCGAGCAACCCCCGCTGGCGGCCCGTCGGGCTCGGGCTGATGGGCCTGCAGGACGTCTTCTTCGCGCTGCGGCTGCCGTTCGACTCGCCGGCCGCCCGGGAGCTGTCCACCCGGGTCAGTGAAGAGCTGTACCTGACCGCGCTGGAGACCTCCGCCGACCTGGCGCGACAGTTCGGCGCGCACCCGACGTACCCGCAGACCCGGGCCGCGCGGGGCCAGTTGCAGCCCGACCTGTGGGGTGTCGAGGGTACGCAGACCGCCCGGTGGGACGCGCTGCGGGAACGGGTCGCGGCGCACGGGCTGCGTAACTCGCTGCTGGTGGCCGTCGCCCCGACCGCGACCATCGCCTCGATCGCCGGGTGCTACGAGTGCATCGAGCCGCAGGTGTCGAACCTGTTCAAGCGCGAGACCCTGTCCGGGGAGTTCCTCCAGGTCAACACCGCTCTGGTCCGCGAGTTAAAGGCCCGAGGGCTGTGGACCGACCGGATCCGGTCGGCGATCAAGCGGGCCGAGGGGTCGGTGCAGGACATCGCCGAGCTGCCGGCCGGCGTCCGCGAGTTGTTCCGTACCGCGTGGGAGCTGCCGCAGCGGGCGCTGATCGACCTGGCCGCCGCCCGTGCCCCGTTCATCGACCAGTCCCAGTCGCTGAACCTCTTCCTGGCCGCGCCGACCATCGGCAAGCTCTCCTCGATGTACCTGTACGCCTGGAAGGCCGGGCTGAAGACCACCTACTACCTGCGCTCACGGCCGGCGACGCGGATCCAGCAGGCCACCGTCAGCGCCGTCGCGCCCGTAGCCGTCGCGCCCGTCGCCCTCGACGCGGACGCGCTGGCCTGCTCGCTGGAGAACCCCGAGTCGTGCGAGGCCTGCCAGTGACCCCCGCCGACACCACCACCACCGACGCCCGCACCACCGACACGAGGACCACGCACATGCTGCTCGACCCCGGGATGGACCTCACCCTCCGCCCGATGCGCTACCCACACTTCTTCGACCGCTTCCGTGACGCCATCCGCAACACCTGGACGGTCGAGGAGGTCGACCTGCACGCCGACCTCGCCGACCTGGACAAGCTGTCACCGGCCGAGCGGCACCTGGTCAGCCGTCTGGTGGCGTTCTTCGCCACCGGCGACACGATCGTCGCGAACAACCTGGTGCTCAACCTCTACCAGCACGTCAACAGCCCCGAGGGTCGGCTCTACCTGTCCCGGCAGCTGTTCGAGGAGGCCGTGCACGTCCAGTTCTACCTCAACCTGCTCGACACGTACGTGCCCGACGAGACCGAGCGGTTCGAGGCCTTCGCGGCGATCGAGAACATCCCCTCGATCCGTCGCAAGGCCGAGTTCTGCTTTCGCTGGATCGACTCGCTGAACGACCTGCGGGAGCTGCGGTCCCGGGAGGACCGTCGGACGTTCCTGCTCAACCTGATCTGCTTCGCCGCCTGCATCGAGGGGCTGTTCTTCTACGGCGCGTTCGCGTACGTCTACTTCCTGCGCTCCCGTGGCCTGCTGCACGGGCTCGCCTCGGGTACCAACTGGGTGTTCCGCGACGAGTCCATGCACATGGCGTTCGCGTTCGACGTGGTGGACACCGTTCGCGCCGAGGAGCCGGACCTGTTCGACGACGACCTCGCCGAGCAGGTGCGGCAGATGCTCACCGAGGCCGTCGAGTGCGAGGTGCAGTTCGCCGAGGACCTGCTGGGCCACGGCGTGCCGGGCCTGACGTTGGCCGACATGCGGGAGTACCTCCAGCACGTCGCCGACCGCCGGCTCGCTCAGCTCGGCATCGCCGCGCACTACGGGTCGAGCAACCCGTTCGCCTTCATGGAGTTGCAGGACGTGCAGGAGCTGTCCAACTTCTTCGAGCGCCGGGTGTCGGCGTACCAGGTCGGGGTGAGCGGCACTGTCGCCTTCGACGACGATTTCTAGGCGGCGACCGGTCCGGGGGCCCGGCGTCGCTTGGTGAGCCATCGCATCACGTGCAGGGGGTGCGACGCCGGGTCCGGAATCGGGTGGAAGACGTGCTCCACCACGCCGTCGGCGATGATCAGGGTCAACCGCTCGTAGAGCGTCATGTCGCCCGCCGTGCGGGTCGGCAGGCGCAGCGCGGTGGCCAGGGTCAACCTCGGGTCGGGAATCAGCGGGTAGGGCAGCCGCAGCCGGTAGGCGAGTTCCCGCTGGTACCCGGTCGACTGCGCGGACAGGCCGTACACCCGGGCGGCACCGGCCGCGCGGAGCTCCGCGTGGTGGTCGCGGAACCAGGCGGCCTGCTCGGTGCTGCCCCGGGCGCCGTGCACCTCCAGCAGCCCGTTGGGCAGGTCGACGCCCGGCCGCCCGGTCAGCGGGTACACGAAGATGACGGTGCGCCCGACGCCGAGCGCGCCGAGGTCGACCGGGCGGCCGTCGGTGCCGTAGAACGACAGCGCCGGCAGGCTGGTGCCGACCAGCGCGGCGGGGTCGCCCCCGACCTCGCCACCGCCGGGTATGACCTGGGTCGCTGCCGCGTCCAGGCGCGCGTCCAGCGCGTCCCGCTGGGCGGTCAGCCTGCCGATCCGCTCCTGGAGGGTGGTGATGGTGCTGCGGTACGTCGCCACCGCCGCCGCACACACGTCGGTGTCGTCGGCGCCACCGGCGATCGACTCGACGAACGGCCGGGTCTCCTCGACGGTCAGACCGAGCGCCATCAGCTCGCGGATCTGTGCCACCAACCGCACCGCGATCGGGTCGTACTCGCGGTAGCCGTTGCCGAGCCGCCGGGGCACGACCAGCCCGGCCGACTCGTAGTACCGCAGTGCCCGGACCGTGGTCCCGGTCCGTCGTGCCAGCTCACCCACCCGCATCCCGCGACCCTAAACCCGCACCCTGGGGTACGGGTCAACGTGTCGATCGTCGCGGTGCCAGCACCGCCGTTTCCTGCCAGTCTGGCTGCGAAAAGCCAGTGTGACCAGGGAGTGTGTGATGACGGCAATCAATCGGGTGCGTGCTCGGCAGATCCTCGACAGCCGGGGCAACCCGACCGTGGAGGCCGACGTGGAACTCAGCGACGGCTCGGTCGGCCGGGCGGCCGTACCGTCCGGGGCGTCGACCGGGGCGAACGAGGCGGTCGAACTGCGCGACGGCGACCCCGCCCGCTTCCACGGCAGGGGCGTCACCACGGCGGTCGCCGCCGTCAACGGCGAGATCGCCGACGCGGTGCGCGGGCTCGACGCCGAGGACCAGGCGTTGATCGACGAGACGATGATCGATCTCGACGGTTCGAAGGACAAGGGGCGACTGGGCGCCAACGCGATCCTCGCGGTGTCCCTGGCGGCGGCGAAGGCCGCGGCGGCAGCGCACCGCCAGCCGCTCTACCGCTACGTGGGTGGCGTCGGCGCCCGCCTGCTGCCGGTGCCGATGATGAACATCGTCAACGGTGGCGCGCACGCCGACAACCCACTCGACTTCCAGGAGTTCATGATCGCCCCGGTCGGAGCGCAGAGCTTCGCCGAGGCGGTCCGGATGGGCTCGGAGGTCTTCCACACCCTGAAGGCATCGCTCGCCGCGGCCGGTCACCACACCAACGTCGGCGACGAGGGCGGGTTCGCACCGGCCTTCACGACCGCCGACGAGGCGCTGGGTTTCGTGCTGCGCGCCGTCGAGGAGTCCGGCTACCAGCCCGGCGCCGACATCACGATCTGCCTCGACCCGGCCAGCTCGGAGTTCTACCGCGACGGCGTCTACGCCTACGCGGGCGAGGGGCGCGAGCGCACCGTCGAGGAGCACGTCGACCACCTGCTCGACCTGGTCTCCCGGTACCCGATCAGCTCGGTCGAGGACCCGATGGCCGAGGACGACATCGCCGGCTGGCAGCGGCTGACGGCACTGGCGGGGGAGCGGGTGCAGTTGGTCGGCGACGACGTGTTCTGCACCGACGTCGACCGGCTGCGCGACGGGATCGAGGGCGGTTACGCCAATGCGATCCTGGTGAAGGTCAACCAGATCGGCACGCTCACCGAGACCCTCGCGACTGTCGACGCCGCCCACCGGGCGGGGTACCGGGTGGTGATGTCGCACCGCTCCGGCGAGACCGAGGACACCACCATCGCCGACCTGGCCGTGGGCGTACGCTGCGGCCAGATCAAGACCGGCTCGCTGTCGCGCTCGGACCGCACGGCCAAGTACAACCAGCTCATCCGCATCGAGGAGGAGCTCGGCGATCGCGCCGTCTACGCCGGGAGGGGAGCCCGCTGATGGTCGACGTCACCGTCCGACCGATGACCGACGCCGACGCCGATCGGGTCCTGGCCATCTACCAGGCCGGTCTCGACGCCGGCAACGCCAGCTTCGAGGTCACCGCGCCGACCTGGTCGGCGTTCGACGCCGCGCGTCTGAGCGCGCACCGGTTCGTGGCCGTCGACCGCCCCGGCGCGGTCGTCGGCTGGGTCGCGGTCTCGCCGATCTCGACCCGGGAGGTCTACGCAGGTGTGGTCGAGCACTCCGTCTACGTGGACCCGGCCGCCCAGGGCCGTGGCGTCGCCCGACTGCTGCTGGATGCGCTGATCACCTCCACCGAGGCGGCCGGCATCTGGACGATCCAGTCCGGGGTCTTCCCGGAGAACGGCGCCAGCCTGGCACTGCACGAGCGGGCCGGGTTCCGGGTGGTCGGCGTACGCGAGCGGGTCGGTCGCCACCACGGACGCTGGCGTGACGTGGTCCTCATGGAGCGGCGCAGCCCCACCATCACCTGACCGGCCCGGGCCGTCACCGTCGGCTGGCGCAGGCCACGCAGGTACGCGCCGACGGGCGGGCGACCAGCCGCTCGGCGGGAATGGGACGAGAGCACCGTTCGCACACGCCGTAGCTGCCGTCCTCGACCCGTGCCAGCGCGACGTCCAGCTCCGCCAGCCGGCGGCGCGCCGCGTCCAGTACGGCGCTGAGCTGTGCGCGTTCGAAGGCGATCGTGCTGCCCTCGGGGTCGTGTTCGTCGTCGGCGTTCGACGCCCGGGACGCCTCGAAGAGGCTGCGCAGGTCGCCGTCCAGGGCGGCGACCTGCGCCTCGGTCTGTGCGCGTAGCCGCACCAGTTCCTCGCGGACCGCGTCGGAGTTCCTGTCCATGGCTGTTCCACGGTACTGCGGGATGACAGTGGTCACGGTTCTGGCGTTCCGAGACGACCGGCCCGCGCACGACACGTCGTGCGCGGGGGTCGCGCCTACATGAAGTTGCGGGTGTGCAGGGCCGAGAGCGCGGCGGCCTCGTCGGGCGGGAAACCCAGGCGTACCAGCCGGCGCTGGCGCCCCTGGTCCATCGCCCGTTGCAGGGCCTGCACCCGGTCGAAGCCGGCCGACACCTCGGCGGGGTGCCAACCACCCGCGGCGAGCACCACCAGCGCGTCGAAGACGTCCGCGTTGAGACCGGCCGTGTCGGCGAGAGCGTCGTGGCGACGGTGGATGGCCGCCCGCAGCCGGTCGCGCAGCAGCGGGTCGAGCTGTGCCTGATGCTCCAGGTGGGCCATGCCGAACACCACGTGCCGGCGCTCGTCCTGCATGGCGAGCCAGCAGATCCGGCGGGTCACCGGATCCGGCGCGAACCGGTGCAGGAACGAGAGCAGGTCGACGAAGCTGCCCTCCCCGAGCACGGACAGCAGGAAGGAGGCCAACGCGAAGTCCGACTCCGTGACGAGCGTGAACAGCGACTGCCGCCCACCGGCCGACGACGTGCCCAACTCGGTGCCCCGCAGCAGCGCCCGCCGGCCGAACACCTCCATGTGCCGGGCCTCGTCGGCCATCTGCACCGCGAGGAGCTGCACCACCTCGCGGAAGTGCGGGTGGATCCGCCCGACGAACCGGGCCGGAACGACCAGAGCTGCCTGCTCGTTCTCGACCAGGTAGGTCATCACCTGGACCACTGCGGCCTCCACGTCGGCCGGCAGCGTGAACGGATCGTCCCAGGGCACTGCGGTCTGCGGGTCCCACTGTCGCGCCGCCGCCTGGGCGTAGAGGTGCGGAGCGACGTCGGCCCACACCAGGTCACGGTCGTCCAGGTCGAACCGGGCCTCGGGGCCACCGGCTTCCAGCAGCGCGCCCCGAGCACCCAGCCCCCACCGCGCCGGCGGGCGGCTGCTGAGCGGCGTCGGCAGGGCTGGCCCGGCCCGCTCTGCGCCGAACCAACGGTCGTCGTCCGCCGTACCCCGCACGATCACCGCGACCAGGTCGCTCCGGTCGTCACGCGCGGGCGACTCGACCCGATGGCCCCGGCCACGACACCAGGCGGGCAGGTGTACGCGCAACGCCGGGTCGCGGCCGGCGACCGCCAACCGGCCGCCGGGCGGCAGCCCGGCCAGGGCGCGTTGCACGAGCAGGTGCGCGCCCCGGCCGAAACCCAGGTCGCCGAGGTCGACCTGGGCGACCGGTGTGGCGTTCACGGCCGGTAGTCCGAGGCCGTCACCCGCCCGTCGGGGGAGTAGAAGCCGATGGCGTCGACCGCCCCGGTCAGGGCGTCGTACCCGGTGGCGCGGCCGTCCTTCCAGGCCGTCAGCCCCTCCAGGTCGAGCAGCGGACGCACCTGCGGATCGGTGTACGACATGCCGAGCAGCAGCGAACCGAGGAGCCGGACCCCGGCGGTCTCCGGACCACGGACCGTCATGTTGCAGTGGTCGTAGGGCGCTGTCTGCGCGATGATCCGGGTGCCGTCGGGCGGCAGTGTGCCCTCCCGGACGAACGCCAGGTGGTTGGCGTCGATCATGCAGGCGGCGTCGACCTCGCCGGCGGTCAGGGCGCGGGCGGCGTCGCGCTCACCACCGATGTGGTCGCCGTGCAGACCGACGCCGACATCGAAGCGGCGTACGTCGACAGCGACCCCGGCCGCCGCGAGGTGAGCCAGCGGAATCAACGTCGCCTGAGGGCTGTCCACCGCTCCGACGGCGACCGTCATCCCGGCCAGGTCCGCGGCGGAATGCACCGGCGAGTCGGCCCGGACCACCACGACCGACGTGAGGTCCTGGTCGGTGTCGCGCATGGCCAGCGCGCGCACTGTCGTGCCGTTGGCGCCCGCCAGTCGTTCGGCGCGCAGCCAGGCCAGGGGGGAGTTCCACGCCGCGTCGATCCGCCCGGCGACGAGATCCTCGACCTGCCGCTCGTAGTGCGAGTAGAGGACGAAGTCGAAGTCCAGGCCGCGTCCGCGCAGCCACGCACGGAAACCCTCCCAGATGGTCACCACCTTGGGGTCGTACGCGACAGCGCCCATCACGACGCCGGGCACCGGCATCAGCGGTTCGCCTCGTCGAGCAGCGGCAGGCCGGTGGCGACCCGACCGACGAAGTCGTGCAGCGCGTCGGTGGTGGGCGCCATCACCCGGGCCGCGCGCGAGTCGCGGAAACGACGCTCGAGACCCAACTCCTTGCGGAACGCGCTGCCACCGCAGAGCTGCATCGCGCCGTCGGTCACCTCGGCGACGGTCTCGCCGGCGAGCGCCTTGACCTGCAGCACGCGCAGCATCGCGTCGTCCCGGCCGGTTTCCAGAGCGGTGAGGGTGTCACCCAGGAAGGCACGCAGCGCGTCGGTGCGGATCATCAGTCGGGCGAGGTCCCGGCGGGTGACCGGAGCGTCGCGCAGGGCGGTGCCGGTGTGTGCGAGCGTGGTCGCGGTGAGGTGGCGGCCCGCCTCGGCGACCGCGCTGTCGGCGAGACCGAGACAGAACGCGGCGTTGAGCACCAGGAACCAGGGCAGGACCGCGCCGAGCGCGGTGTCGAGCCCCGCGCCGTCGGCCGCCAGCATGGCCGACGACGGGACCCGGAGCCCGTCGGCGGTCATCGGCCGGGAGCCGTTGCCGCGCAGGCCGAGCCCGTCGAACTCACCGGCGACGGTCAGGCCGGGGCTGTCGGCAGGCACGAGCCACAGCGTCATCGGGCCGTCGGCGGTCACCGGGAGACTCGACCAGACGTAGCTGGTGGCCTCGCCGGCCGAGGTGACCCAGCTCTTGCGGGCGTCGAGGCGGACGCTACCGTCGTCGGTGGTGGTCGCGGTGCCGGTGGGTGACCAGAAGTGGCTGCGTGACCCGTACTCGGAGAAGGCCAGGGTGCTGAGGTGACCGCCGGTTGCGATGGCCGCGCGGACCTCGCGCGGGCCGTGTGCCTCGATCACGGCGGTCGCCGCGTAGTGCATGAGCACCACCATCGCGGTGGAACCGCACTCGGCGGCCAGCCGTTCGACGACCTCGGCGACCGTCCGTATGCCGTGGCCGCCGCCGCCGACCTCGGTGGAGGAGGCCAGGCCGAGCAGACCGGCCGCGGCGAGCGCGTCGACACCCGGCCGGGGGAAGACACCATCCCGGTCGACCGACGCCGCCTGCGGACGGATCACCTCGGCGATGACGGCACCGAGCCGGTCGGCGACGTCGGCGGTGGACTGAGCACTGTCGACAGTGGTCGTCATGCTGGTGCCCCTTCGGCCGAGGCGGTGGGACCGCCGCCGACACTATCCGAAACGGAGTACGCAGCGCGAGTGTCGGATCACCCTCTGGTACGCGCGCCGTCCCGGTGTGGCCGGCCGTGCCCGTCCTCCCGGTCGATCCGCAACTCCCGCTCCAACTCGGCGATGACCGCCCGCAGGTCGTCCAGCCGTTGGGTCAGCGCGATGCGGTCCACCTCGTCCGGTACGCCGTCGCCGTCCTCGTCGTAGTCGGGGGCCAACCGCTCGGTCATCTCCAACCGGCGCGCCTCCTCCATCGAGTTGACGATGACCGCGATGAGGATGTTGAGCAGCAGGTTGACGGTGACGACCACGTAGCTGACGTAGTAGAGCAGGGTCCACGGCGAGATGGCCATACCCTGCTCGATGAGGCCCGGCAGCGTCTCCAACGACAACAGCACGAACAACGTCAGCAGCGACCGGCCGATGTCGCCGTACTCTTCCGGGTACCTGTTGCCGAAGATCAGCCAGCCGGCCATGCCGTACACGTAGAGCGTCACCACCGCCAGGGCGAGGAAGCCGGTGACGCCGGGCAGGCTGCGCCACAGCGCGGAGACGATGGTCCGCAGGCCCGGCGAGAACCGCACCAGCCGGACCATGCGGGCGACCCGCACGACCCGCAACAGTGCCGGGTCGCCGTGCAGGCCCGGTATGAAGATGGCGGCGATCACCACGAAGTCGAAGACGTTCCAGCCGTGCCGGAAGAAGTCCTGCGGACGTCTGCCGTACGCAGCGAGTCGGACGCCGATCTCGACGACGAAGACGGCGCGGAAGAACAACTCCAGCCAGTGCAGTGCCGTGCCGGCCGGGCTGAGGTCGTCGTAGGTCTCCAGGCCGAGCACGATCCCGTTGGCAAGGATGACCACGACGATGGCGATCTCGAAGGGGCGCGACCGGGAGAGGCGAGCGCAGCGGGCGGCCCAACCGGATCGGTGGGGTGAAGGTGTGCCCGGCCCGCCTCGCTGGGCGGGCGCGGGTGCGTCGCTCACCAGCCGGCCGGCTCGATCGGGCGCGCCGGGGCCGTGGCGGGGGCCCACCTCCGGCCGTCGTGGTGGCGGTGCGGATGGTGTTCGGGCATGCCCACCACCCTAGCCAAGATCAATCAATGTGGGAGGCGTCGCGCGAGGGGCCGAACTCGTCGAGCGGCCCCTGCGAGGTCTGCTCACCGAGGAGCAGGACGAGGGCGAGTAGTCGGCGCGGGGCGGTCGGCCCCGGTGCTCCGGCGGGCGACGGGACGCCCGTCCCGCCGCCCGCCGGGATCGCTGTGGCCGATGGCCAAGGTCAGGCCTGCGCGGCCCGGATGGCGTCACGCAGCGGGGTGCTCGGGCGCCCGATCAGACGGCTGAGGTCGTCGCTGTCGGTCACCAGCTCGCCGATCGCGATCGAGTTGTCGAGTGCGGCGACGAATCCGGCCGTGCCCGCGTCGAGGCCGACGTTCTCCAGCGCCGAGGCAAGCTCGGCGGCGGACAGGTCTCGGTGGGCGACCGGGGTGCCGGTCACCTCCGTGACGGCCTCGGCGAGCTCGTCGAAGGTGAACGGGGTGCCGCCCAGCTCGTAGACGGCGTTGCCGGCCTCCTCGCGGGTCAGCGCGGCCACCGCGGCAGCCGCGTAGTCGGCCCGGGTCGCGGCGGAGATCTTGCTGCCGCCGGTGGCGCCGAGGATGGTGCCGGACCCCAGGTACTGCGGCAGCTGGTCGGTGTAGTTCTCGGTGTACCAGCCGTTGCGCAGCACTGTGTAGGTCAGGCCGGACGCGGCGAGGACCTCCTCGGTGGCCTTGTGCTCCGGGGCGAGGGGGTTCGTGGTGGAGTCCGCCTTCAGGATGCTGGTGTAGACCAGCCGTTCGACCCCGGCGAGCTTGGCGGCGTCGACGACCGCGGTGTGCTGCGGGACGCGCTGACCGGGGGTGTCGCCGGAGATGAGCAGCAGACGGCGTACGCCGGCTACGGCGCCGGGCAGGGTCGACGGGTCGTCGTAGTTCGCCTTACGGATCTCGACCCCGCGCGCGGCCAGGTCGGCGGCCTTCTCCGGGCTGCGGACGATGGCGGCGATCTCGGCGGCCGGTACGCCGCTGTCGAGCAACTGCCCGATCACCAGGCGGCCCAGGCGGCCGGTGGCGCCGGTCACGGCGTAGGTGGGCATGGGAACCTCCGATGCGTGGTGTCAATTCTGCATGCACTTACGAATCTACAGCACTATCTTCGAGTAACCGTGAGGTAGGCTGGTGAGGTGAGCGACATGCCCGCCCAGGACCCGGCGGGGCCTACCCAGGAATTCGTCAGCGATGTCTTCGCCCGAGGGTGCACCTCCCGGGCGGCCTTCGAGGACGTCACCTCGAAGTGGGCCTCGCTGGCCCTGTTGGCGCTCGGCGAGGGTCGCTACCGGTTCAACGCCCTGCGTCGCCGGATCGACGGGGTCAGCGAGCGGATGCTCTCCCAGACCCTGCAGACACTCGAACGTGACGGCATGCTCACCCGCGAGGTGCTCACCGCGATCCCACCCCGCGTCGAATACTCGCTGACGCCCCTCGGCGCTCGGGTCGCCGAACAACTACGCGGCCTCGCCGACCTGCTGGAGGCATCGGTGCCCGAGGTGCAGGCCGCCCGCGACACCCGCGAGCGCGACCGGAGCTAGGTGTTGTCCTGCGCGCAGATCGTGGTCATCTCGGCCAGGTAGCTGGCCGGTGTGGGCAGGCCCGCCTCGGCCCGACGCCGCTCGACACCCGACTCGTCCCCGGTCGGAGTCGTCGGGGCGG is a window of Micromonospora sp. WMMD961 DNA encoding:
- a CDS encoding SDR family oxidoreductase; its protein translation is MPTYAVTGATGRLGRLVIGQLLDSGVPAAEIAAIVRSPEKAADLAARGVEIRKANYDDPSTLPGAVAGVRRLLLISGDTPGQRVPQHTAVVDAAKLAGVERLVYTSILKADSTTNPLAPEHKATEEVLAASGLTYTVLRNGWYTENYTDQLPQYLGSGTILGATGGSKISAATRADYAAAAVAALTREEAGNAVYELGGTPFTFDELAEAVTEVTGTPVAHRDLSAAELASALENVGLDAGTAGFVAALDNSIAIGELVTDSDDLSRLIGRPSTPLRDAIRAAQA
- a CDS encoding acyl-CoA dehydrogenase family protein, which produces MTTTVDSAQSTADVADRLGAVIAEVIRPQAASVDRDGVFPRPGVDALAAAGLLGLASSTEVGGGGHGIRTVAEVVERLAAECGSTAMVVLMHYAATAVIEAHGPREVRAAIATGGHLSTLAFSEYGSRSHFWSPTGTATTTDDGSVRLDARKSWVTSAGEATSYVWSSLPVTADGPMTLWLVPADSPGLTVAGEFDGLGLRGNGSRPMTADGLRVPSSAMLAADGAGLDTALGAVLPWFLVLNAAFCLGLADSAVAEAGRHLTATTLAHTGTALRDAPVTRRDLARLMIRTDALRAFLGDTLTALETGRDDAMLRVLQVKALAGETVAEVTDGAMQLCGGSAFRKELGLERRFRDSRAARVMAPTTDALHDFVGRVATGLPLLDEANR
- a CDS encoding ion transporter yields the protein MSDAPAPAQRGGPGTPSPHRSGWAARCARLSRSRPFEIAIVVVILANGIVLGLETYDDLSPAGTALHWLELFFRAVFVVEIGVRLAAYGRRPQDFFRHGWNVFDFVVIAAIFIPGLHGDPALLRVVRVARMVRLVRFSPGLRTIVSALWRSLPGVTGFLALAVVTLYVYGMAGWLIFGNRYPEEYGDIGRSLLTLFVLLSLETLPGLIEQGMAISPWTLLYYVSYVVVTVNLLLNILIAVIVNSMEEARRLEMTERLAPDYDEDGDGVPDEVDRIALTQRLDDLRAVIAELERELRIDREDGHGRPHRDGARTRG
- a CDS encoding helix-turn-helix domain-containing protein, with amino-acid sequence MPAQDPAGPTQEFVSDVFARGCTSRAAFEDVTSKWASLALLALGEGRYRFNALRRRIDGVSERMLSQTLQTLERDGMLTREVLTAIPPRVEYSLTPLGARVAEQLRGLADLLEASVPEVQAARDTRERDRS